A genomic window from Labrus bergylta chromosome 7, fLabBer1.1, whole genome shotgun sequence includes:
- the chkb gene encoding choline/ethanolamine kinase isoform X1, translating to MRFLLPSSSVWLFRLSSFTGGLRLSACVTRRVRRTFPAGPPRLFSRKLTMQSSRNVTSSSGSSGREEGLGKADKKGPGSTLVVTERKMRSPSPLPSLGTNCDDDSEAESFQDGRTEEVDRDTRSRAFTWCRDFLSGSWKTIREEDFQIGIVSGGLSNLLYLCSLPDHVSTEGEEPRRVLLRVYGAILQVGLSCKGPHEITFSHECKCAAGKKMIDYLSHSFCNVKSTTLLIRICVTFIQGVDSLVLESVMFAILAERTLGPKLYGIFPLGRLEQYLPNTRMRTDQLSDPAISAEIATKLSRFHQMLMPFNKEPKWLFGTIDKYLDQVMKLSFLRDAHVKKYNKLMKLDLPAELESLRALLAATPSPVVFCHNDVQEGNILMLEDEERTSSDNLMLIDFEYSSYNYRGFDFGNHFCEWMYDYTYNKWPFYKATPEDYPTREQQLHFIRGYLAEQRQYSNIPMDQTQMEEDMIIEANRYALASHFLWGLWSIIQAKISKIEFGYMDYAQCRFDAYFKQKKLFS from the exons GCCGTGTGAGACGGACGTTTCCCGCGGGCCCTCCTCGACTCTTCTCCAGGAAACTCACGATGCAGTCGAGCCGGAATGTGACCAGCAGCAGTGGGAGCAGCGGCAGGGAGGAGGGTTTAGGGAAGGCGGATAAGAAAGGGCCGGGAAGCACGCTTGTTGTCACCGAGAGAAAGATGAGGAGCCCGAGTCCGCTGCCGTCGTTAGGGACAAACTGCGACGACGACTCGGAGGCGGAGTCTTTCCAGGACGGCAGAACCGAGGAGGTGGACCGGGACACCCGGAGCAGGGCGTTCACCTGGTGCAGGGACTTTCTGTCAGGCTCCTGGAAGACCATCAGGGAGGAGGACTTCCAAATCGGCATCGTCAG tgGTGGACTCAGTAATCTACTCTACCTGTGCAGTTTGCCAGACCATGTGAGCACTGAAGGAGAAGAACCTCGCAGGGTACTCCTCAGAGTCTACGGGGCCATCTTGCAGGTTGGTCTGTCTTGTAAGGGTCCTCATGAAATAACTTTTTCccatgaatgtaaatgtgcGGCTGGCAAGAAAATGATTGATTATTTAAGTCACTCATTTTGTAATGTCAAAAGTACAACCTTGTTAATCCGGATTTGTGTTACTTTCATACAGGGCGTGGACTCTCTGGTGTTGGAGAGCGTGATGTTTGCTATCCTGGCAGAGCGAACTCTAGGTCCAAAACTTTATGGCATTTTCCCCCTAGGGCGCTTGGAACAATACCTTCCG AACACCCGAATGCGCACAGATCAACTTTCAGATCCAGCCATCTCAGCTGAGATCGCCACCAAGTTGTCCCGCTTCCATCAAATGCTAATGCCCTTCAACAAAGAGCCTAAGTGGCTATTTGGGACCATTGACAA ATACCTGGATCAAGTGATGAAGCTTAGTTTTTTACGTGACGCTCATGTGAAGAAGTACAACAAGCTGATGAAGCTGGACCTGCCTGCTGAGCTGGAGAGTCTCCG TGCTTTACTGGCAGCGACTCCATCTCCGGTGGTTTTCTGCCACAATGACGTCCAGGAAG GTAACATTCTGATGCTGGAAGATGAGGAACGCACCTCCTCAGATAACCTCATGCTGATAGACTTTGAGTACAGCAGTTACAATTACAG GGGTTTTGACTTTGGGAACCATTTCTGTGAGTGGATGTATGATTACACCTACAACAAGTGGCCCTTCTACAAAGCCACCCCAGAAGACTATCCCACCAGAGAGCAGCAG CTTCATTTTATCAGAGGTTATTTAGCAGAGCAGAGACAATACTCTAACATCCCTATGGACCAGACACAGATGGAGGAGGACATGATCATTGAGGCTAACAG GTACGCGTTGGCATCACACTTCCTGTGGGGCCTGTGGTCAATCATTCAAGCAAAGATATCCAAGATTGAGTTTGGATACATG GACTATGCTCAGTGTCGTTTTGATGCCTACTTCAAACAAAAGAAGCTCTTCTCCTGA
- the LOC114921737 gene encoding kelch repeat and BTB domain-containing protein 11, with the protein MSPIRRCLVTLFEWIILWLKCGLTRLQGVFASKKSWTIQNNIQDRSGKPDSEKWKTNDARRTYHHGDEGETMVTVQTSTHAFHVDLGRLSECSEYFRALSQSRMRETSENLIHLDHVSSSVFYHFLEFSFYNKSEILPEELASHIQVSCYLLAVDFLSKCLSDLSDVLSPGNCLSYLRLAREICCEELKTTVFTYLSKNLLEAPHLIKTLNEEDWAEVVSQRTQGGRRLCCLRKENLTSWNDPETELARHMFTLKGSEDSGDWRLVTELPFRAEKWCFTTAVLFNYLYIIGGFRQRVKRGWEFKMASFRYNPFTRTWVATAPLIKHRRHFSAVACEGNIYAVGGWHLDSLVTPDSGTALYTAVERYDPWEDTWRFVSSLPLTDFQFTMSLSHDVPLAASLEHCVYVLGCIQRTGEKLLLQYNTREDSWSELLPTLTRADADLPALYFLGASDRLFVIGGNNLENVVTSFCVHSQRWGEVHGADKVALAGQGTVVGDHVLMPSIEHNTVIKMDLQTLSLKALPHLPIYTRYESVFYLHF; encoded by the exons ATGAGTCCCATCAGGCGATGTTTGGTGACACTTTTTGAGTGGATAATCTTGTGGCTGAAATGTGGTCTAACAAGACTTCAGGGTGTTTTTGCATCCAAAAAAAGTTggacaatacaaaataacaTCCAAGATAGATCAGGTAAACCAGACTCGGAGAAGTGGAAAACCAATGACGCCCGTCGCACATATCACCATGGAGACGAAGGCGAAACCATGGTTACAGTCCAAACCAGCACACATGCATTCCAT GTCGACCTTGGGAGACTCTCGGAGTGCAGCGAGTACTTCCGAGCCTTATCCCAGTCCAGAATGAGAGAAACGTCAGAGAACCTCATCCACCTGGACCACGTGTCCTCCTCTGTGTTCTATCATTTCCTGGAGTTCTCCTTTTATAACAAATCTGAAATCCTTCCAGAGGAGTTGGCCTCACACATCCAG GTCAGCTGTTACCTCCTGGCCGTGGACTTCCTCTCAAAGTGCTTGTCAGACCTGTCCGATGTCCTCAGCCCGGGTAACTGTTTGTCCTACCTGAGGCTGGCCCGGGAGATCTGCTGCGAGGAGCTGAAAACGACCGTGTTCACCTACCTGAGCAAAAACCTGCTGGAGGCACCTCACCTCATCAA GACTCTGAACGAAGAAGATTGGGCCGAGGTGGTGAGCCAGAGAACACAGGGAGGCCGACGTCTGTGCTGCCTCAGAAAGGAGAATCTGACTTCCTGGAATGACCCAGAAACAGAACTCGCTCGGCACATGTTCACTCTGAAAGGGTCAGAGGACAGCGGCGATTGGCGTCTGGTTACAGAGCTTCCTTTCCGAGCTGAGAAGTGGTGTTTCACCACAGCGGTCCTGTTTAACTACCTGTACATTATAGGAGGCTTCCGGCAGCGTGTGAAGAGAGGCTGGGAGTTCAAGATGGCTTCCTTTAGGTACAATCCATTCACGCGTACATGGGTGGCCACAGCTCCCCTGATTAAG CACAGACGGCACTTCAGTGCAGTGGCCTGTGAAGGCAACATATATGCTGTGGGTGGCTGGCACTTAGACTCTTTGGTGACTCCGGACTCTGGCACTGCTCTTTATACGGCTGTGGAACGCTATGATCCATGGGAGGACACGTGGAG GTTTGTTTCCTCGCTGCCGCTCACTGACTTCCAGTTCACCATGTCCTTGTCCCATGATGTGCCCCTCGCCGCTAGCCTTGAACACTGTGTCTATGTGTTGGGGTGCATTCAGAGGACAGGAGAGAAACTTCTGCTGCAGTACAACACAAGAGAAG ACTCCTGGTCTGAACTGCTTCCCACCCTCACCAGAGCAGATGCAGACCTCCCTGCTCTTTACTTCCTGGGTGCCTCTGACAGGCTGTTTGTGATTGGTGGGAACAACTTAGAGAATGTGGTGACATCATTCTGTGTGCACTCACAGAGATGGGGAGAG GTGCACGGGGCTGATAAAGTGGCATTGGCAGGACAGGGGACAGTtgtaggagaccatgtcctGATGCCGAGTATAGAGCACAACACTGTTATAAAGATGGatctgcaaacgctctctctcAAAGCCCTGCCTCATCTACCCATATATACCCGCtatgaatctgttttttatctccacttttaa
- the chkb gene encoding choline/ethanolamine kinase isoform X2 translates to MRFLLPSSSVWLFRLSSFTGGLRLSACVTRRVRRTFPAGPPRLFSRKLTMQSSRNVTSSSGSSGREEGLGKADKKGPGSTLVVTERKMRSPSPLPSLGTNCDDDSEAESFQDGRTEEVDRDTRSRAFTWCRDFLSGSWKTIREEDFQIGIVSGGLSNLLYLCSLPDHVSTEGEEPRRVLLRVYGAILQGVDSLVLESVMFAILAERTLGPKLYGIFPLGRLEQYLPNTRMRTDQLSDPAISAEIATKLSRFHQMLMPFNKEPKWLFGTIDKYLDQVMKLSFLRDAHVKKYNKLMKLDLPAELESLRALLAATPSPVVFCHNDVQEGNILMLEDEERTSSDNLMLIDFEYSSYNYRGFDFGNHFCEWMYDYTYNKWPFYKATPEDYPTREQQLHFIRGYLAEQRQYSNIPMDQTQMEEDMIIEANRYALASHFLWGLWSIIQAKISKIEFGYMDYAQCRFDAYFKQKKLFS, encoded by the exons GCCGTGTGAGACGGACGTTTCCCGCGGGCCCTCCTCGACTCTTCTCCAGGAAACTCACGATGCAGTCGAGCCGGAATGTGACCAGCAGCAGTGGGAGCAGCGGCAGGGAGGAGGGTTTAGGGAAGGCGGATAAGAAAGGGCCGGGAAGCACGCTTGTTGTCACCGAGAGAAAGATGAGGAGCCCGAGTCCGCTGCCGTCGTTAGGGACAAACTGCGACGACGACTCGGAGGCGGAGTCTTTCCAGGACGGCAGAACCGAGGAGGTGGACCGGGACACCCGGAGCAGGGCGTTCACCTGGTGCAGGGACTTTCTGTCAGGCTCCTGGAAGACCATCAGGGAGGAGGACTTCCAAATCGGCATCGTCAG tgGTGGACTCAGTAATCTACTCTACCTGTGCAGTTTGCCAGACCATGTGAGCACTGAAGGAGAAGAACCTCGCAGGGTACTCCTCAGAGTCTACGGGGCCATCTTGCAG GGCGTGGACTCTCTGGTGTTGGAGAGCGTGATGTTTGCTATCCTGGCAGAGCGAACTCTAGGTCCAAAACTTTATGGCATTTTCCCCCTAGGGCGCTTGGAACAATACCTTCCG AACACCCGAATGCGCACAGATCAACTTTCAGATCCAGCCATCTCAGCTGAGATCGCCACCAAGTTGTCCCGCTTCCATCAAATGCTAATGCCCTTCAACAAAGAGCCTAAGTGGCTATTTGGGACCATTGACAA ATACCTGGATCAAGTGATGAAGCTTAGTTTTTTACGTGACGCTCATGTGAAGAAGTACAACAAGCTGATGAAGCTGGACCTGCCTGCTGAGCTGGAGAGTCTCCG TGCTTTACTGGCAGCGACTCCATCTCCGGTGGTTTTCTGCCACAATGACGTCCAGGAAG GTAACATTCTGATGCTGGAAGATGAGGAACGCACCTCCTCAGATAACCTCATGCTGATAGACTTTGAGTACAGCAGTTACAATTACAG GGGTTTTGACTTTGGGAACCATTTCTGTGAGTGGATGTATGATTACACCTACAACAAGTGGCCCTTCTACAAAGCCACCCCAGAAGACTATCCCACCAGAGAGCAGCAG CTTCATTTTATCAGAGGTTATTTAGCAGAGCAGAGACAATACTCTAACATCCCTATGGACCAGACACAGATGGAGGAGGACATGATCATTGAGGCTAACAG GTACGCGTTGGCATCACACTTCCTGTGGGGCCTGTGGTCAATCATTCAAGCAAAGATATCCAAGATTGAGTTTGGATACATG GACTATGCTCAGTGTCGTTTTGATGCCTACTTCAAACAAAAGAAGCTCTTCTCCTGA
- the cpt1b gene encoding carnitine O-palmitoyltransferase 1, muscle isoform: MAEAHQAVGFQFTVRPDGVDLKLSQEVIKNIYLSGLTAWKKKAIQFKNGVLAGVYPASPSSWLIVVIAMMSSLYTRIDPSLGMIDTIKENLPQRHYVSVQTRAVLSAILFATGLWLFLIYLLRYTLKALLSYHGWIFESHGKMSTSTKLWLSLVKMFSGRRPLLYSFQASLPRLPVPNVDDTIHRYLESVQPLLDSKQYNQMEILANDFKDSKAALLQRYLILKSWWATNYVSDWWEEYIYLRGRSPIMVNSNFYIMDLLYVTPTHRQAARAGNMVHAMLQYRRKLERGEHAPLRALGTVPMCSTQMERMFNTTRIPGIETDIVQHLTDRKHLVVYHKGRFFQVWLYTGGRHLLPSELETQFQRILNDTSEPQPGELKLAALTAGNRVPWARTRIKHFSQGANKVSLDAVESAAFFLTLDDEPQGYDPTKTRSLDSYAKSLLHGKCYDRWFDKSFTLISYTNGKMGINVEHSWADAPIVGHMWEYVLATDCFHLGYSEEGHCKGDVNKGLPHPARLQWQISKECQDAIETSYLSAKQISDDVDFHACLFSDFGKGLIKKCRTSPDAFIQLALQLAQFRDQGVFCLTYESSMTRMFRDGRTETVRSCTSEAVAFVRAMEDPGATNAQRLALFRTASDKHQNMYRLAMTGSGIDRHLFCLYIVSKYLGVNSPFLEKVLSEPWKLSTSQTPQQQLNLVDINKFPKYVGAGGGFGPVADDGYGVSYIIVGENLVTFHISSKFSSPDTDSYRFGQHIWKAMLDIQSLFKPENDKRVENAKHVQLENGKKHA; encoded by the exons ATGGCCGAGGCCCATCAGGCGGTGGGCTTCCAGTTCACTGTGCGCCCGGATGGCGTGGACCTTAAACTGAGCCAAGAGGTCATCAAAAACATCTACCTGTCGGGACTGACTGCGTGGAAGAAGAAAGCCATTCAATTTAAG AATGGTGTATTGGCTGGAGTCTATCCTGCCAGTCCATCCAGTTGGCTGATAGTTGTGATTGCCATGATGAGCTCCTTGTATACTCGCATAGACCCCTCCCTCGGAATGATTGACACAATCAAGGAAAACCTGCCACAGag ACACTATGTGTCAGTACAGACCCGAGCTGTGCTGAGCGCCATCCTGTTTGCCACCGGACTGTGGCTCTTCCTCATCTACCTCCTGAGATACACTCTGAAAGCTCTGCTCTCCTACCATGGATGGATTTTTGAATCCCACGGGAAAATGAGCACTTCAACCAAATTGTGGCTG AGCCTGGTGAAGATGTTCTCTGGGCGCAGACCACTCCTCTATAGTTTCCAGGCCTCTTTACCCAGGCTCCCGGTGCCCAATGTGGATGACACAATTCACAGG TACCTGGAGTCAGTTCAACCTTTGCTGGACAGTAAACAATACAACCAAATGGAGATTTTGGCCAATGACTTTAAAGATTCCAAAGCCGCCCTCCTCCAGAGGTATCTCATCCTAAAATCCTGGTGGGCAACTAATTAT GTGAGTGACTGGTGGGAGGAGTACATCTACCTCAGGGGCAGGAGTCCTATCATGGTTAACAGTAACTTCTATATAATG GACCTGTTGTACGTGACCCCGACACACCGACAGGCTGCACGAGCTGGAAATATGGTGCATGCAATGCTGCAGTACAGACGCAAACTGGAACGTGGTGAACATGCACCG CTGAGGGCTTTGGGGACTGTTCCAATGTGTTCCACTCAGATGGAGAGGATGTTTAACACCACCCGCATTCCTGGGATCGAAACCG ATATCGTGCAGCACTTGACCGACCGCAAGCATCTGGTCGTCTACCACAAGGGTCGTTTCTTCCAGGTGTGGCTTTACACAGGAGGGCGCCACCTCTTACCCAGTGAACTGGAGACACAATTTCAAAGGATCCTAAATGACACATCAGAACCACAGCCAGGAGAACTCAAACTTGCTGCCCTGACTGCGGGGAACAG AGTTCCATGGGCTCGGACCCGGATTAAGCACTTTAGCCAGGGAGCAAACAAAGTGTCCTTGGACGCTGTGGAGTCAGCTGCCTTCTTCCTGACACTGGATGATGAGCCACAGGGTTATGACCCGACAAAGACCCGTTCACTGGATAGTTACGCCAAGTCCCTTCTTCATGGAAAATGTTACGACAG GTGGTTTGACAAATCTTTCACCTTGATCTCTTACACTAACGGCAAAATGGGAATTAATGTCGAGCATTCTTGGGCCGATGCACCAATCGTAGGACACATGTGGGAG TACGTCCTTGCAACAGACTGCTTCCATCTTGGCTACTCAGAGGAGGGACACTGTAAAGGGGACGTGAACAAAGGCCTGCCTCATCCCGCTCGGCTGCAGTGGCAGATTTCAAAGGAG TGCCAAGACGCGATTGAGACTTCATATCTATCAGCCAAGCAGATATCCGATGATGTGGACTTCCATGCCTGTTTGTTTAGTGACTTTGGGAAAGGACTGATCAAGAAATGCAGGACCAGCCCTGATGCCTTCATTCAGCTGGCCCTGCAGCTGGCTCAGTTCAGG GACCAGGGAGTGTTCTGTCTGACATACGAGTCGTCGATGACTCGTATGTTCAGAGACGGTCGGACGGAGACGGTACGCTCCTGCACCTCTGAGGCGGTTGCTTTTGTCAGAGCCATGGAGGACCCAGGTGCAACG AATGCCCAGAGACTTGCCCTATTTCGAACGGCGTCGGATAAGCATCAAAACATGTATCGTCTGGCCATGACTGGTTCTGGCATCGACCGCCATCTCTTCTGTCTCTACATTGTGTCCAAATACCTCGGGGTGAACTCCCCTTTTCTGGAGAAG GTGCTATCAGAGCCCTGGAAGTTGTCAACCAGCCAGACTCCTCAGCAGCAGCTTAACTTAGTTGACATCAACAAGTTCCCAAAATACGTGGGTGCTGGTGGTGGATTTGGCCCA GTGGCTGATGATGGTTATGGTGTGTCTTATATTATCGTTGGGGAAAACCTTGTAACATTCCACATCTCCAGCAAGTTCTCCAGCCCCGACACA GATTCATACCGCTTTGGTCAGCACATTTGGAAGGCCATGCTCGATATCCAATCACTTTTCAAGCCTGAAAATGATAAGAGGGTGGAGAATGCAAAGCACGTTCAGCTGGAAAATGGGAAAAAGCACGCATGA